In the Raineyella fluvialis genome, AGCGCCGACAGGCCGAACTTCGTCACCGGCGGCCAGTGGGACGCCGACGACGCCGAGAAGGCGATGGCCTACACCACCTCCATGTGCTACGCGGGAACGTACGAGCTACAAGGCGACGAGGTCGTCCACCACGTCGACATGAGCGTCTACCCCAACTTCGTCGGCAAGTCCCTGCGCCGCACGGTCAGCTGGGACGGCGAAACGATGACCCTCTCCGGCCGGATGGAGGAGGGCACGTCCGAGGCCCGCACCGTGATCCTCGACTGGCGTCCCCTCTGACCCCCTTGCGTCGCCGACCGCCACCCTGATCGAAGGAACTGCCATGACCGAGACCATCACCACCCCATCCATCACCACCCCATCCATCACCAGCTCGCCCACCCGCCGGACGATCCAGGACTGGCTCGACCTGCCGATCGGCGAGCGCAAGGAACTGGCCGTCGAATCGCTGGCCGCGGCCCGTCGGGCCACCGAGGCGCTCAACACGTACATCTCGGTGCTCCCCGTCGACGGGTTGGAGCTGGCCGAGGAGGGCGAACTGGCCTGCGTGCCGTACGCGGTGAAGGACAACGTGGATGTGCGCGGGCTGCCTACCACCGCCGGGACCCCCGCCCTGGAGGGCCACTACCCGAGGATCGACGCCTCGGTCGTCCGCGCCCTGCGCGACGAGGGCGCGGTCGCCATCGGTAAGGCGAACATGCACGAGCTCGCCTTCGGGCTCACCTCCAACAACGGCCGCTTCGGCCCGGCCCGCAATCCGTACGATCCCGAGCGGGTCTCCGGCGGCTCCAGCGGCGGCTCGGCCGCGGCCGTCGCCGCCGGCACCGTGCCGTTCGCCCTCGGCACCGACACCGGCGCCTCGGTCACCACGCCGTCGGGCTACTGCGGCGTCGTCGGCTTCCGACCCTCGACCGGGCGCTACGCCGGCGACGGGATGGTGCACCTGACCTGGACCCGCGACGCCATCGGCATCCATGCGAACACCGTCACCGACGTACGGACCGTCGACGGGGTGATCACCCGTACCTCGGTCCTTCCGACGGAGACAGGGCCGCGCGGACTGACCATCGGCATCCCGACCGAGTTCTTCGATGACCTGGACCCGCAGGTCGCCGCCGCGGTCGACGAGGCGCTCGCTGCGCTCCGTGCGGAAGGCGTGCGGTTCGTCGAGACCGGTGTCCCAGACGCGATGGAGCTGGCCTCTGCCGGCTTCTCGATGGTCTTCTACGAGACCCCGATCAACCTGCGCGCCTACCTGAACGAGGCCGAGGAGGCCTACCGAGGGCTGACGCTGGCACAGATCGCCGAGCAGACGGCCTCCCCCGACGTCACCGCGATGCTGCGCCTGATGCGCGATCAGCCCATCAGTGCCGAGCAGTACGAGGCGGACGCCGGCGTCCGCAACAGGCTGCGCCGCCTCTACCAGCAGACATTCGCCGAGCACGACCTGGACGCCATCCTCTATCCCACGACGCCGAACCTGCCGCCGCTGCTGGGCAGCGATGACACGATCATGCACAACGGCACGCGGCGGGACATGTTCCCCACGGCGACCCGCAACGTCGCTCCGGGCGGCCTGGCCGGCGCGCCGCAGCTGACCCTCCCACTGTCCAGGCAGGAGGGGACGCTGCCGATCGCCGTCACGATCGAGGGCGGCATCGGGACCGATGAGCGACTGCTGGCGATCGGCGAGGCGCTGCATCCGCTGATCTGAGTCATTCGCCCTCGGCGGGCCCACCCGCAACGCGGGGGTGCGATCTGACAGTCAGTCAGCTCGCACCCCCGGGCGCAGCGATTGCTGGCATCACGGCCGACGGTCGCGTCCATGTACGGCGCCTGCCAGCCCCCGCAGGGGAAGGCGTTCGTGGTGTCCTCCTCCGGACCTCCTGGCGCCGGGCGACGCCGCGGATCCTCTCTCACCTCGTCCGCGGCCGTCCCGACCTCGACGGTGACACATGGAACGGCGCCGCCCGCCGGTGCACCCGCCGAGCATGTGGTCGGACCACCGCGCCCTTGGGCGCTTGCGCCGGGGTCGGCATCGCCGCCACCCGGTAGAACCAGTACTTGCCGAGCTCGACGAGCACCAGGTATGTCACCACCAGCCCCACCAGCATCCCGAAGTAGGCAACGGGCAAGGGTGTGAAGCCCAGCAGGCGCGCCACCGGCGTGGCCGGCAGGACGGCGCCGACCAGGACCACGGCCAGGCTCGTCACGGTGAGCGCGAGGCTGGGACGGCTGCGCAGGAACGGGACGCGGTGGGTACGGATCACGAAGATGATCAGTGCCTGCGTCGCCAGGGACTCGACGAACCAGCCGGTCTGGAACAACGATTCCCCGGCGTGGAACAGCCCCAGCATCAGGGCGAAGGTGGCGAAGTCGAAGAGCGAACTCAGTGGGCCGAAGACGAGCATGAATCGCCGGATGAAGCCGATGTCCCAGTGTGAGGGCCGGTGCAGCCTCTCCTCGTCGACGTGGTCGGTCGGGATGGCCAGCTGCCCGGCGTCGTAGAGCAGATTATTGAGCAGGATCTGGCCCGGCAGCATCGGCAGG is a window encoding:
- a CDS encoding lipocalin-like domain-containing protein, which produces MTQHTITQHTITRPITPEEFAITWRLVDWRQEYDDGRLQYPMGENPQGLIAYRDGRMYEIATSADRPNFVTGGQWDADDAEKAMAYTTSMCYAGTYELQGDEVVHHVDMSVYPNFVGKSLRRTVSWDGETMTLSGRMEEGTSEARTVILDWRPL
- a CDS encoding amidase family protein, which gives rise to MTETITTPSITTPSITSSPTRRTIQDWLDLPIGERKELAVESLAAARRATEALNTYISVLPVDGLELAEEGELACVPYAVKDNVDVRGLPTTAGTPALEGHYPRIDASVVRALRDEGAVAIGKANMHELAFGLTSNNGRFGPARNPYDPERVSGGSSGGSAAAVAAGTVPFALGTDTGASVTTPSGYCGVVGFRPSTGRYAGDGMVHLTWTRDAIGIHANTVTDVRTVDGVITRTSVLPTETGPRGLTIGIPTEFFDDLDPQVAAAVDEALAALRAEGVRFVETGVPDAMELASAGFSMVFYETPINLRAYLNEAEEAYRGLTLAQIAEQTASPDVTAMLRLMRDQPISAEQYEADAGVRNRLRRLYQQTFAEHDLDAILYPTTPNLPPLLGSDDTIMHNGTRRDMFPTATRNVAPGGLAGAPQLTLPLSRQEGTLPIAVTIEGGIGTDERLLAIGEALHPLI